One genomic segment of Brassica napus cultivar Da-Ae chromosome A3, Da-Ae, whole genome shotgun sequence includes these proteins:
- the LOC106453421 gene encoding uncharacterized protein LOC106453421, with protein MARRFTYAEKGKAISNHATKAPPLRIRAPEIDTTQAIRDNQLTLIGRLTNPKEQKIWRLIPFLSRRWSAKGTVTCSDLGQSCFQVRFESKDDLDYVLAHRPYHYARWMVIIQQWEPIISPEFPSLIPFWIELKGLPLHYWKKEMLHKIGREIGQLDGFEVTPLVAKIRVTIDGLKPLIKETIVEFDSGDETIVSLEYEKLANHCQLCNSLLHDEQQCQNQSDQESYHQEPPTTDNEVKKTQRQHPESPRLPRNHSTIPSSGQMDGLVMRKQGAYSERLDRHGRPFGVRPSAKTPTNPYRRKTTTKSPNHNQEKGKQPEKTESPNDSHSYRRNGRDPQRHRNDPKDRRTHTNLIDDSRRRSLSYGIESIGGQRIWREKSPLVTEDHINTPFTTPAQHSQNSAQEVQQMHENIMTELQEVTLQYINVPDPVESAARRQRVLDGETQDLMAKTAATLLESAMTKANNKASNHAFYAALEANNDPINLPEGQENPEVPSPGLAASTQPIQPRKRGRPPGRSASKVNQQTLRGAGSKKRKVLIQNSPLVRKSYSTQNNTEGQKGTKRTTQRKIPHVTRPPRSNTPAMKATGKEPGASLPGTSKMRKNSQGRGTKPKSPMADFHNPPSSLP; from the coding sequence ATGGCACGACGCTTCACATATGCGGAAAAAGGAAAAGCAATCAGCAACCACGCAACTAAAGCTCCGCCGCTGCGCATCAGAGCTCCAGAGATCGACACTACCCAGGCTATCAGAGACAACCAACTCACCCTTATCGGTCGACTCACGAATCCAAAGGAACAGAAAATCTGGCGTCTGATTCCTTTTCTCTCTCGCCGCTGGAGCGCTAAAGGGACTGTCACCTGCTCGGATCTTGGACAGAGCTGTTTTCAAGTGAGATTCGAAAGTAAAGACGATCTTGATTATGTCTTAGCCCATAGACCATACCACTACGCTAGATGGATGGTTATAATTCAGCAATGGGAGCCAATAATCTCCCCTGAATTCCCTTCTTTGATTCCTTTTTGGATAGAACTAAAAGGGCTCCCTCTACACTACTGGAAAAAGGAAATGCTCCACAAAATCGGCAGAGAAATTGGCCAACTCGATGGATTCGAAGTGACCCCTCTGGTTGCAAAAATCAGGGTCACTATTGATGGCCTGAAACCACTAATCAAGGAAACTATTGTTGAGTTTGACTCTGGCGATGAAACTATTGTATCCTTGGAGTATGAGAAACTTGCAAATCATTGCCAACTATGCAACAGCTTACTCCATGACGAACAGCAGTGCCAGAATCAAAGTGACCAAGAGTCCTACCATCAGGAACCACCAACCACAGACAATGAAGTGAAGAAGACTCAAAGGCAACACCCCGAATCTCCAAGATTGCCAAGGAATCACTCTACGATCCCCTCCTCTGGACAGATGGACGGCTTGGTTATGAGGAAGCAAGGGGCTTACAGTGAACGTCTGGATAGACATGGAAGACCCTTCGGAGTAAGACCCTCTGCTAAAACACCGACAAACCCCTACAGGAGAAAGACTACTACAAAATCCCCAAACCACAATCAAGAGAAGGGAAAACAGCCTGAAAAAACCGAATCCCCCAACGACTCACACTCCTACCGACGAAATGGAAGGGATCCTCAAAGGCACCGTAACGACCCCAAGGACCGTAGGACTCATACTAACCTGATAGATGACTCACGACGTCGGTCCTTATCGTACGGCATCGAATCGATTGGAGGTCAACGCATTTGGAGGGAGAAGAGCCCTCTGGTAACAGAGGATCACATCAACACCCCTTTCACTACCCCAGCCCAGCATTCCCAAAATTCTGCACAAGAGGTTCAACAGATGCATGAGAACATAATGACCGAACTCCAAGAGGTTACGCTCCAATATATCAATGTTCCTGATCCGGTGGAAAGTGCTGCAAGAAGACAAAGGGTGCTTGATGGCGAAACCCAAGATTTGATGGCTAAAACAGCAGCGACGCTTCTGGAGAGTGCGATGACAAAAGCGAACAACAAGGCAAGTAACCATGCCTTCTATGCTGCGTTGGAGGCAAACAACGACCCCATCAATCTGCCTGAGGGTCAGGAGAACCCTGAAGTACCAAGTCCTGGACTAGCAGCTTCAACGCAACCAATTCAACCGCGGAAAAGAGGGCGCCCCCCAGGACGAAGCGCGTCAAAGGTAAATCAGCAAACTCTACGAGGAGCAGGGTCCAAGAAAAGGAAGGTGCTGATCCAAAACTCTCCCCTGGTCCGCAAATCCTACTCAACGCAAAACAATACTGAAGGCCAGAAGGGGACCAAACGTACTACTCAAAGGAAGATCCCACACGTTACAAGACCACCAAGATCCAATACACCAGCTATGAAAGCTACTGGAAAGGAGCCAGGAGCGTCACTGCCAGGAACATCAAAGATGAGGAAAAATTCCCAAGGCAGGGGAACAAAGCCAAAGTCACCAATGGCGGATTTTCACAACCCGCCCAGCTCTCTTCCTTAA
- the LOC106443021 gene encoding putative cyclin-D7-1, with amino-acid sequence MDNLLCDESWLSDPLTPEPEPNFCLNIHDDHVVMSPGIDAARVEEAISIDLEKESCFSNHGHKFVEFLASKKLIDARFRTVQWLIQTRSRLNLSFETLFSAANCFDRFVNVISCDEWSKWMVELVAVTSLSVASKFNDVASPSPQELQMEGLTHMFHHKTVLEMELILLKALDWRVNSVTSLSFSQILMTKMGIAGGDIMMNRITEHLLDDLCDLKMLGYAPSVVAVAAMWTVLEEKAALEDNFGKIMNLFGQEHKEKIAKCIHVMKSRNVEKGWGRKVSEVKSLVSVLQRGDIMNMNDVYYGGDLSTIFQILRSEGINKKRDRDFYEDKLRPAKRMTFVMSD; translated from the exons ATGGATAATCTACTCTGCGACGAGTCATGGCTCTCGGATCCTTTAACTCCAGAGCCTGAACCAAACTTCTGCTTAAACATTCATGACGATCACGTGGTGATGTCTCCGGGCATAGATGCAGCGAGGGTAGAGGAAGCCATTTCTATAGATTTGGAGAAAGAATCATGTTTCAGTAATCACGGACACAAGTTTGTTGAGTTTCTTGCTTCTAAGAAGTTAATCGATGCTAGGTTTCGAACAGTTCAATGGCTCATTCAG ACTCGGAGTCGGCTTAATCTTTCATTTGAAACGCTTTTTTCCGCGGCAAATTGTTTTGACCGGTTTGTCAATGTTATCAGCTGCGAC GAATGGAGTAAATGGATGGTGGAATTGGTCGCAGTGACCTCATTATCGGTCGCATCAAAATTTAACGACGTTGCTTCCCCTTCACCtcaagaacttcaaatggaAGGGCTAACTCATATGTTTCATCACAAGACCGTCCTTGAGATGGAACTCATCCTGTTGAAAGCACTAGACTGGCGTGTTAACTCGGTCACGAGTTTATCTTTTTCACAAATTCTAATGACCAAAATGGGGATAGCAGGAGGAGATATAATGATGAACCGAATCACAGAACATCTGTTAGATGATTTATGCG ATTTGAAGATGCTTGGATATGCACCAAGTGTTGTAGCGGTGGCGGCTATGTGGACTGTCTTAGAAGAGAAAGCAGCTCTAGAAGACAACTTTGGGAAAATTATGAATCTTTTTGGACAAGAACACAAG GAGAAAATTGCCAAATGTATCCATGTTATGAAATCTCGAAACGTTGAAAAAGGTTGGGGAAGAAAAGTTAGTGAAGTGAAGAGTCTTGTGAGTGTGTTGCAGAGAGGCGATATAATGAACATGAACGATGTTTATTACGGCGGAGATCTTTCTACCATTTTTCAGATTTTACGTTCCGAAGGAATCAATaagaagagagatagagatttCTACGAAGACAAGCTTCGTCCTGCAAAAAGAATGACATTTGTTATGTCAGATTGA
- the LOC106429153 gene encoding uncharacterized protein At2g39795, mitochondrial-like → MSMFRRASSSLATLAFRAVRSPVTLRNGAVSAERLILRTQQLSRGSVFSFSRFSTESAVAKTTADENLVSVLESEIECAVNEEAPDENVIEDVPEGFPFEIVDTPGERTLLLQRKFEDETIQVEVDSCATYDDDEEEAEQAEANDDEDDENSVKLRIPMVVSVAKGDGVCLEFGVSAYADEIVIDSLSIKQPQGSENELAYEGPDFDDLDENLQKAFHRFLEIRGIKPSFTGFLADYVANKDSREYLQWLKDVKSFVEK, encoded by the exons ATGTCAATGTTTCGTCGAGCCTCCTCTAGTTTGGCCACTCTTGCCTTCCGTGCGGTTAGATCTCCGGTGACTCTCCGAAATGGCGCCGTCTCCGCCGAGAGATTGATTCTTCGTACCCAGCAGCTCAGCCGTGGATCGGTGTTTTCATTCTCGAGATTTTCGACGGAGAGCGCGGTGGCTAAAACAACCGCCGACGAGAATCTGGTTAGCGTTCTCGAATCTGAAATCGAATGTGCCGTGAACGAGGAGGCGCCTGATGAAAACGTC ATTGAAGATGTGCCAGAAGGGTTTCCTTTTGAGATCGTTGATACTCCAGGGGAACGAACTCTGTTGCTTCAGAGGAAGTTTGAGGATGAAACAATCCAGGTCGAAGTTGACTCTTGTGCGACCTATGATGACGATGAGGAAGAAGCAGAGCAAGCAGAAGCTAAcgatgatgaggatgatgagaACTCTGTTAAGCTTCGGATTCCCATGGTTGTGAGTGTGGCAAAAGGTGACGGTGTGTGTCTTGAGTTTGGAGTCAGCGCTTACGCCGATGAGATTGTGATTGATAGTTTATCGATTAAACAACCCCAAGGATCTGAGAATGAGCTTGCTTACGAAGGACCAGACTTTGA TGACTTGGATGAGAATCTGCAGAAGGCGTTCCACAGGTTCTTGGAGATCAGAGGGATTAAGCCGAGCTTCACTGGCTTTCTGGCAGATTATGTGGCCAACAAAGACAGCAGAGAGTATCTTCAGTGGCTTAAGGATGTCAAGTCTTTTGTTGAGAAGTGA
- the LOC106427462 gene encoding PRA1 family protein A1, producing MDWGNVTAEDLVDALREVDWSSPPRPLSEFFSRFTVPKSFAKWDSRLKCNLYYYRTNYFIMIVFILGLGFLTRPLAILSAFLTAVTVAFLNDSFAGSFSEKATRTIRRFSPQLAAKMRPPLAPVIRGRPSAKRAIYICGQPRWVFVLISSLVSFALWYISCGLFTVSLALLIGLLATILHATLRTPNLKARLNTFREEFRAVWRNYSEI from the exons ATGGATTGGGGAAATGTGACGGCTGAGGATCTCGTCGATGCTCTCCGAGAGGTTGACTGGTCGTCGCCGCCGCGTCCGCTCTCAGAGTTCTTCTCAAGGTTCACCGTTCCTAAATCTTTCGCTAAATGGGACAGCCGTCTCAAGTGCAATCTCTACTA CTACCGAACGAACTACTTCATCATGATCGTCTTTATACTTG GATTGGGATTTCTTACAAGGCCTCTCGCCATTCTCTCTGCCTTTTTGACAGCAGTAACTGTGGCATTCCTAAATGACAG cTTTGCAGGTTCCTTTAGTGAGAAGGCCACACGAACCATCAGAAGATTCTCCCCACAGTTAGCTGCTAAAATGAGACCTCCATTGGC GCCTGTCATTCGTGGACGCCCATCAGCAAAGAGAGCAATCTATATCTGTGGCCAACCCCGTTGGGTCTTTGTCTTGATATCCTCACTTG TGAGTTTTGCCCTTTGGTATATTTCATGTGGTTTGTTCACCGTCTCTTTGGCACTACTCATTGGGCTTCTTG CTACAATTCTTCATGCAACCTTGAGAACACCCAACTTGAAGGCACGTCTTAACACCTTCAGGGAGGAATTTCGAGCAGTGTGGCGTAACTACAGTGAGATCTAG
- the LOC106429144 gene encoding CASP-like protein 5B1, with protein MKKIIGSPGTVSGLMLRLGQCATAAASIGVMVSAPGFSSYTAFCFLVASMGLQMIWSLGLACLDVYAIRRRSDLQSPILLSLFAVGDWVTALLSLAAACSSGGVTVLFTKDTLFCKQASLSCNWFQISVGLAFFNWGLAAISSHAMFWILI; from the exons ATGAAGAAGATAATTGGGAGTCCAGGAACAGTGAGTGGGCTGATGTTGAGGTTAGGGCAGTGTGCGACTGCTGCTGCTTCCATCGGTGTTATGGTCTCTGCTCCTGGCTTCTCTAGCTACACTGCTTTCTG CTTCTTAGTTGCATCTATGGGTCTTCAAATGATTTGGAGTTTGGGACTTGCGTGTCTTGACGTATATGCTATAAGGCGAAGAAGCGATTTACAAAGCCCCATCTTATTGAGcctcttcgcagttggtgattGG GTCACGGCACTTCTCTCCCTTGCGGCTGCGTGTTCATCTGGAGGAGTTACGGTTTTATTCACAAAAGACACATTATTTTGCAAGCAGGCCTCCCTCTCTTGCAATTGGTTTCAGATTTCTGTCGGTTTAGCTTTCTTCAATTGGGGTTTAGCTGCTATATCGTCTCATGCAATGTTTTGGATCTTGATATGA